TTTTTGCTAATTGGATGTCTTTTTAGGGAGTCCTAAAATGTCAGCAGAAACTTGGTCTGGGCACTTGAATAAGCAGCCAAATAACTCCTTGTGACTAGTGAGGGGAGTCACCTTGGAGAAAGAACATAGTTAAAGATAGGCAAGAAATGAAGGGGAACAGTGAAACAGAAAAGATACACGTGATTTGGCAAACGGTTATTAATTTTTAGGAACAAAAATCTTGTGGGAATCTAAAGCTTTGCTACTCTTCCTGTAAGAACGAGTGTATGCTGCACGGCCACCAGATGTGCAAGTCTTCTTATTATGTATAGTCATGTAAGCATCTACATTATCAGAGCAAATTGCACATAATGTCCTAAAAGCCTGACTATGGGGAGTGACAAATACAACGGTCATTCAGAAATTCAACCTCCACAATCTCATACTGCAAAGTACTAGTTAGGAACATCAGCTTTCAAAGATTAAAGGCACCAAGATTACCAAAAGAGGAGAACAATCGGCCAAAGACATTTTAATGTTAGGAATTACCAGTGACTGAGCTACCATGGGTTTGGTTGCCATAAACAAACCTACCAAATCTGttaaagcaaaaaaattaaaaacacacacAGTCCAGACATTTATTTGCCCCTTACTCTGTCTGCAGCAGCATAAAGACTGCCAAATTAGAGGAACAGACCTCGGTCTTGCATTTCAACACAAATGCATAGCTAGAATATACTTAAGAAAAGAAGTCAGCAGCCCAAAACCCAAGCTGTAAACATACAACCATTATCAGTAGAAAGTCACTCTGCAGGCAACGTGTGTTTCTGTTCATGGAAACTTAGAAGGCAAAGAACAGAAATTTTGAAAGGGGGTTCTTAAAACAGACAGCAATAAAaaggcagttaaaaaaaaaaatatatatatatatatacatatatatatataaagacctgttttctccttgtttcaAGAGTTGCTTAACACTAAATTTCAAGCTGTATGGCGTTTTCCTCTATCACAGATATGTAAAGGTGTGATAAAACCCCACATTTCCTTCAGGCGCTTGTCATGTAAAAACGCACAGCGTAAAGTTGTTGACACACCATTTCTATCAACTAATTAAGACGACAAGGGGGATGCTAAAACATAAAATGAGGACGTCCATTGTGTTCCAATCTCCTGGTCAAGATCTCGCAGCCAGTCTCTGTGACTAAAAGAGTGTGCTCAAACTGAGCTGAACGTTTTCCATCTCTTGTCACTGCAGTCCAACCATCTGGCCAGGTCTCATCTTGCCATCCTCCTTCACAGATCATTGGCTCGATTGTGAACACATGCCCTGGTTTCACCACGCAGACAGCCTTGTTTTTGGCATAGTGTGGCACATTGGGAGCAGTATGGAATAACCTGTGAATGCCATGTCCACAGTAGCTTCGAACAACAGAGAAGCCATTGGCATGTTTCTGAATAATGTTTCCTAGTTCTCTGTACCGAACACCAGGCTTCACTTCATCAATTTCTTGCATTAGACACTTGAAAGTTGTCTGAACAAGCCGTATTGCGCCCTCATCAACTTTTCCAACATAAAAGGATTCATTAAGATCTCCATGGTAACCATTGTGGTAAACCGTAATGTCCACATTCACAATGTCTCCATCTTGCAGAGGTCTCCTGTCTGGAATCCCATGGCAGATCACTTCATTCACAGATGTATAGCAGGACTTTGGGAAGTTATAATAATTCAGTGGGGAAGGGTAGCAATTTCTTGAAATGCACGCCAAATGTACAGCATGGTCTATCTCTTCAGTAGTGACTCCAGCCCTCACCATCATAGCAGCCACATCCAGCACTTCTCTAGCTAGCTTACATACAACACGCATTCCCTCAATTTCTTCGGGAGAAAGCACTTTAATTTGGGAGGTTCCCTTCAAGGATTGTTCAGATTGTGACATTCCTAAAGGGTGATCTGCATAATCTGGCCTTTGTATGTAGCTTGGTACTGGTCTCATTGGCATCAATGGATAGTATGGCCTGAGTTTTCCAGTATACCGATAGCCTAGCCAAGGATCGGTATTGATTTCTCCTTCCATTGTCCATGGTGAATCTTGACTTTTGACTCTCTCATTTGCTTTCTTGTGCAGCATCTTGTGCGATGCCCAGCTTCCCCTGAAACATTCCTGCGAGCAGAAGTACGAGCCATGGATGCCCAGCTTGAGGCAGGTCGGGCATTGCAGCTTGGCCTCGCTGGTGCAGTGCTCCGTCTCACACACTCTTCTCTCcaccgccaccatgcttcaccagGCAGCACCCACAGGACGGCGGGGAGGAGACGAGAGcgaccttgttaatttttataagagtcaacctgtcagcaattttagtttgtgccatgtgtccagcttgaacacccagtagttgtaaggcactgagggatcactgaggatgctgacacggtctgctacgtactccttcaccatcttccaaaacttttccctccttgtgacactaggccgtgcatcagggtgagggtgctggcggggtttcataaaactgtcccaggccttggagagtgttgccctgcctctattggaactgctgtgtattccccttgtctcccctcctcggttaccaaggaagtacggactctgccgccagcgttgtcagatggagatttttgaagcaatttttcaacaaggaccttctggttttGCACCATTTTCCAagtcctctccacctgaggaatgagagatgacaagttctctttgtagcggtggttgagaagggtgaacaccgagtaatctgtgttgtctaaaatgtgtataacacgcgggtcgcgggaaaggcagcctaacatgaagtcagctatgtgtgccaaagtaccaataggcaagacttcactgccctcatcaggaggatgattgtccatctcctcatcctcttcctcctcttctgcccacccacgctgaacagatggaattaaacttccatgggtactatcctctgtagctgaggcaaacgtctcctcctcctcttcattgtccaattcgcactgagaagacggaTGGAGggcggtctggctatcaccctgtgtaatgtcttcttccccaattttcacctcttccacatgaaaaGCGTTGGCCTTGAGAACACACAAGtgagatggttacgctgataatagcattatcgccgctcaccatctgtgttgattcctcaaagtttcttaaaacctcacagaggtcagacatccatggccACTTATCGCTTCTGATTAGAGGAAGCTGACTGCAAATGCGACGGCCATGTagtagctggtattccactactgccctctgctgctcacaaagcctggttaacatgtggaacgtggagttcaagtgcgtgctcacgtcacacaacagccggtgagctggcaatttcaagcgctgctgcggcactgacagaccggctgaagctgtcgatgacttgcagaaatgtgcacacacgtggcgtACCTTCACCAGTAAATTAGGCATATTGGGGTAGGATTtgagacgtgggctaggcataggatgtgtgtgagcttgccaagctccaaaacctccaccaagttacggccattatcacacacaacaatGCCTacttgtaggttgagtggcgagagccacagctcagtatgGTCTTAtccctctgcggcggtgtgctgttgtcccctaagcatatcagcttcagcacagcctgttgacgcttccccactgcagtcttaaactgcttccagctactggctgatggctgactggtgctgcacgtggataattcggaggtggatgtgaaggaggaggtagaggaggagaagtgggggttggagccactaacatagatGCTGGCGGAAAACCTTATCATCGTAGGGCCCACAATCGtcggcgttggtagcacctgtgccatcccaggctacgactcgctcccggcttacacaatgttcacccagtgtgccgtcagggaaatgtagcatcactGCCAGAATgcatttgtccatgtgtctgtggttatgtggaccttcctagtaactgcgttggtcgggtacgtgtgacgtttcgggacacatgttggtgtaaggcgggcacggcacaccttgaaaaatagttgcGGCTGAGGAAATAGTACGGCGGGCTGGCCGCCAACATCAGGTTGCGGAAGGCCttatggcaacattttcagggccagtaattttgaatggtgcacatttagtgctatggcctgtgggtgggtgggtggctgggtatttgtgcttgcgttcaaatgcctggcataaagacactgcgctgggacaaggaagtggatgtggtcgctgatggtgcttgcaaaggtccagaatGGGAGGCCTCCTCACCTACGCCTTCGACAGACCATTGGCCAGCAAGTACCagtggggaagaggaggcagtagtgtgacccacagacacagattgtggacctaggcgttcgtcccacttattacggtgcttggatgccatgtgacgGATCAAGCTGGTGGTCGTGTGGTTGgtagtgttcatgccccggctcttttgtcatccgcactttcctcaaaaaagcgccataccgcAGAACACCTagtccttggcaagggagatttatgcaagagggtgctccgtggaacagttgcaggtCTGTTTattgtggcctgccttctcccttttgccaccccactgcctcttccagcccgttgcggtgctgcagatctctccccctctgtactgctgtcctcgctcggctttccaccttcccaggttgggtcagtgacctcatcgtccaccaagtcctcttccacttcctcactctgatcatcctacTGATTTGTTGACCCAACCACAATCTGGGTGATTGACAACTCtgtatcatcctcttcatcaacctcttgagacagtaattgcgattAACTcaatggcaactgtgtctcatcatcatccacctcattacacactaattgccattccccactgtcatattctggtggagaggaaggaggatcagggtgaggctaatgttgaccagactcttggctactgagattgaACAtggtggaagacagagtggtgcttaaccaactggaagcattatcagctgcaatccaaccgaccacctggtcgcactggtctgacttcaagagttttgtcctgcaacgccctgcaaactaggacatgaagctaggtatcgtgtatgattgtttttcttgtgctctggcagcaggcacagtttcaacgtgcccagggccacggcctctgcgtgaaccatcagcatcacggctacTTGCCCGTCCCTTAAtgttcgccttcttcatattaaatgttatatgcacactTGACACACAATATGTGGCAccgatgtcacagttcacagcaagaacagtatatgaaaaaagtacgtaaaagtatggaaaaaggaaaatagatttcacttatattttttctatctctggccctgacacacacaagatattgcacagatgtcacaagtcacggCAGACACCCTTCTATAGGGAAAGTACGTAAAAGAATAGAAAAAATGtactagatttcacttatattttttctatctctggccctgacacacagaaggtattgcacagatgtcacaagtcactgcagacaccctctatagaaaaaatatggagaagtatgggaaaaaaaaattgatggctatattgtattgctgccaccacacacaatagtccttaaaaggacttttgggtctttgaaacgtttttaaactaaatagattgcgatcacactccctacactatctgtcccttcctaagcgcagccctccctgactaataatgagccgaacacgcaccattgggtgctatatagcacccgatcacgTGTTCTggctagccaatcactgtatagtgatggcagtacttacctgcacatttattggctgcatagcagccaagaaacgtgcggagagttgactcgagcatggcgctcgagcacatgtggtacttggccgagtaccgctatgtgccgagcatagcgatgcttgagccgaacagcaATTCGGCCGAGCATCCTCGCTGGACACTACCtagtatgtcacattgccactcacAGATGTTATCCTCCACTACCCTGCATATTGTAAGATATGTATATGCTTGCCTTATATGCTGGTTTTCAAAagttaaacacaaaaaaaaatttactatGTTGAAATGCTCTGACATGGATTTCAGACTAGTAGTTCACGCTTTCACTGAGATTTCAAAAGCTATATCTATCCTCTGCATGGTGAAACTCATGTACATTCTGTTTATTTCCTGccctacaccccaaaacatttatttctgttaaaatgggtgaaaaaatgaaagaaatgtcCATGAAGGTATCCgcttttgaggttctgcagcagctgccatTGTGCTAGGAGCCACacccagcctcagctcctcacttctctctccctggctgacagctttccctgcctttccaacctgcggccctccagctgttgcaaaactacaactcccatcattccctgacagcctacaactatcatcctatcagaagggcatcgtgggagttgtagttttacaacagctggagggttgaggttgagcatgcctgttctgcTTTCaaattctagcctttcccttcaatgTCTCTGGCAGtagaatagaagcttgattgtgacttTTTACTGTTACTCTATTTCACATgaaagagtaaaaaataaaagtacattataaatatataatataaaacaaaagCTAAGCGGGGTATATATTGCTTTGGATTTCGTCGATTTCAACGTCATGTGTTTTCATAGCAAAAAGGGGAGGTTAAAACGTTTGCGAATCTCCTTCCAAGAAATTATAGTTTCTCTCAAAACAACGGAGCGTTTGGCACCTGGCATGAATTGAGAATATCTGGTTAAGCACTCCATATTGTTCAATCTGCATGTCATCCTTGTGCAGGGGACATGCTATTCTTCTCTGTATTGTTCCAATTTTAGTATATGTGCTGCTGAAGCGAGCACGCCATTGTTATTTTTTAGTTCCATACAAGTTATGATCCTGTCATCACAGAAGACATTAACACACAGACAGTGAGCCTTACTGGAACCCAGCTTGCTTtgcctgcctacttgcagtgcaagacTTTGGCGGCAAGTCCACAAAAACAAAGCCATATAAGAATGGATCGGAGCTGGGCGGCCAATGTGGTACAAGATCAGGCAAAAGAGGGTTGCCAGAATAGCCAAGCAGAAGTCAGAAGCAGACAGGAAACACAGTACCAAATCAGGAGACAGAGAGTAGTCAAAGGCAAGTTGAGGTCAATACCAtaagccaggcatgtccaaactgcagccctccagctgttgctaaactacaactcccagcatgccctaatagctgtaagctatccaggcatgatgggagttgtagtttagcagcagctggagggccgcagtttggacatgcctgccataAGCAATCCAAATGCACACAGAACAGAACTGGGAGCACAGCATGGGAATAGAAACCTATAAATGGAAAGGGTGAATTGCCAGCAGGGGATTTAAATAGACCTCCAAGTCCCCGATCAGAACCTAATAGGTCCAGGGACCGGATGTCCCAACTTGCACCATAATAAAATAGTTGGGCTGTCCTTCAGCCTACATAATAACTAGAGACACCTAAAAGCTAAAACCTCCTAATCTCCCGCAAAAAAGTACTCTGCAGGGGGAAACAGAGCATTGTGCTCCGTTAATAGGAATGAAACTGCTTTGACAGGGCACGCAGCTAGGCAGCGCATCATGGAGGGCGTGGCCCAGCAGTGCATCTCACATGGTGCGGCTGCAGCCAGAAAATGCATCGCTGGAGCccggaaaggtaagttggtgacaGACCTACTTTTAATGTAATCAAGTGGTTTTGGGCATGTAATGGTTAATAATTGTCCTCCTATTAGTCTCAATCTGGACATAGTACGGGCCGGCCACCATTCAGCACTCACCCTCTAATTAAGCCAGCTTACCTGTGGACCTGTGGCAAAGGACGGAGGGCTTCTGATGATGGATGTTATACTATATAAGGGCATTCTATAATAAGAAGGATATTATACTGTAAATGAGAATTCTATATGATGATGTGTATTGTAGTATCATGCCCCATTCTCCCGGGTAGGATTTCCTAGAGACATTGTATCATATTATAAGATGGAAATGCCACTTTAATAGACATCAGTAATATTtcagtattatgcatttttattttgtaaCATGTTTTTGCAATCTTATATTAAATCATTGTCGATATTTAACCATTTTGATGCAAATTGTGTAAATTAATATAATGAAAGACTGTATGGAACCAGTGTATGGGCTATAAGAAGTCATTCATCATTTTCCTTGAAAGGTATAAATTAAATATCAAGTTTCAAGTTCAATGTGTAGAACATAACGTCTGGACCAGTGAAACTCATTTGAAGGTGCTACAGAAACTCATTTACACATCAGATTAGAAATCACTTTTATGCTGGTAAATAAGGATATTGATGATTGCTATGCCTTTACACCAAATGTACTGAACTAGAGAAAAACAGCACCAAGTTAAACACATTCTCAATGGATTAGCATAACAACCATTCTGTTGTAACAaccttatatgtattttatttaattcatTGATCTTCTGTCCAGAAATTAATGTTTCTTAGTATTTAGATGGAAGTCCATTGTTGAAGAAGATTATAATTTATAATAATGACCCTCTGATTCCTGCAATTCAGGTAtaatatttatatgcaaatgtgtccctGTTTGTGTAAACAGCCTCATGGAATGGAAAtaatgttgagcgaatcgaaatcAAACAAAttaactttgatccgaatttcagaaaaaactttgattaacagagattaaactgttaagaacagatttttttaaattttataaaaagaggacagcctctgcggagctgggtattttttggccgcgttactgaaagctcatgcacaatggctgtaggctcatgcgtacttttgcggaggtgacaaacctggtcagtcaaacccaaggcaacatcatcgacctcatcccatatgcgttttttctggagcatgaagaggaagagttgtggtcaccatcaccaccagaagcagccttgtcgtcgtcgattgctggacctgcggcaacgcagagagaggagtctgaagaagaggagtcagaggaggaagggggCTTTGAGGAGGTGGGAGACCAActacagcaggcgtcccaggtagcttgttgtcaccttttcagggacccttggtgttgtacgtggctgggtggaggaagagaccttcaatgacatcagtgaggacaaggaacgggacatggctagcttggtatccaaccttgtgcaaatggagagtttgcggttgtgcaaatggactgcggtgcgttaaacagggagtttggtctgtcacagtgaagcgggcgtaaacccttgcactacctgattgatacaacatcaaacctgatcgtatacacacactggatgttttaaagcacgttattccaaacaatttaggaatgttaggtcatttatgccctttatggattaaaacccgactccgcgtcaactatgtaattttccatgggagttttgccatggatccccctccggcatgccacagtctaggtgttagtccccttgaaacaacttttccatcactattgtggccagaaagagtccctgtgggttttaaaattcgcctgcctattgaagtctatggcggttcgcctgttcgcgaacatttgcaaaaattcgcgttcgccgttcgcgaacagaaaattttatgttcgcgacatctctatcctcctcctccatggacatgaTCCTGTCCCCAAAACCAGAccgcctcagcagggagcatgtgttgttttcaGGTCAAGTACTGGCAGCTCATgccattcatgctgcagttgtcctTATCCCCTTCATATcccctccatatgtatttttgaAGAAACTCAGACGCTCATGCAACAGGTTGCAATGCTACTTTTGCGGTTGCATGTGTCatgacctatcgctgaccctgttgtgcctagGGTCAGAAGGTCACAGTGGGTGGCTACGCGCTCAGTTTCTCaagggatcgctccatgacctaatggtAAGAATGGATTCCGGTCTAGGTTTTTCTACTTAGGTTTGCAATCTTTTTTCTCCCATTTAGAAATCTGTaacttttactttcagctgttctctgtcagccactcccagctactatatattctccctttctgcttccattcttgccagatatagaccttccttccagatcttctattctgacctcaggtaGACAACTGTTGCTGTTGGAGTTGTTGGATCTCCTGTTGACTCCTGTTGTTGTCTCTTGTTGTTGTCCCTTTGGGGATTGTTgattgtgttgtttgtcctttccctgttgttaccctaggtgtcagtggtaagGACTAGTGGtcccactgccctattcactacctaggggtTATTTCATGGTAAGCCAGGGATGAGGCACGTGGTCGGCATATGGGTTATCAGCCCAtttagggatgtcagggcagccaggtgccagtgcccgATGAGCTAAAGGtctccactcctccctctccctagtggaagAGTACTCCTCTTCCCTTCCCTCTGCCccgcacgtctgttacctgccatctcaGACGTGATAGCATGCCACTATGTCCATAccataccctttccacatccacactgcaattAAAATGGAGAATTAGTTTAGGCTCATTCAGAACAAgctactttttcttctgacaattaacacttgtgcatGTAATACTGGCAGGCATTCCAACATAGACATCATTTTTAGACGCTTGGTTCCCTCAACAAGCcctgttttatgtatttattttatcccccccaaaaaaaaattctgtgtttAAACATTATCTTCCCCTAATAAAGGACAAtctttggaagctttggaatatgaaaaagcatgtgCCGTCGAGGTGTGTTTTTAAACCCTTGAAGCAgaacgccgtgcatgtacggcgggggatgcattgccagaatgcattccgccgtacatgcacggcaggatgatcgggcggacaccggagcggtgcgcacccgagcactgcaggggtccggcagtccctggtagccaggcccctgctgtatccaccggcatcactgtctacagcgatgccggcggattaaccccttctatgccgcggtcagctctggacgcgacatagaagtggtttgcggcgGGTGAAGCAGAGGGGACACCATGTGTGACAAGGCATcttgatgccgtgcagaggctgcccaatgccctgcatgGCATCAGGATCTGCCTTC
The Bufo gargarizans isolate SCDJY-AF-19 chromosome 2, ASM1485885v1, whole genome shotgun sequence genome window above contains:
- the LOC122926637 gene encoding methionine aminopeptidase 1-like; translation: MVAVERRVCETEHCTSEAKLQCPTCLKLGIHGSYFCSQECFRGSWASHKMLHKKANERVKSQDSPWTMEGEINTDPWLGYRYTGKLRPYYPLMPMRPVPSYIQRPDYADHPLGMSQSEQSLKGTSQIKVLSPEEIEGMRVVCKLAREVLDVAAMMVRAGVTTEEIDHAVHLACISRNCYPSPLNYYNFPKSCYTSVNEVICHGIPDRRPLQDGDIVNVDITVYHNGYHGDLNESFYVGKVDEGAIRLVQTTFKCLMQEIDEVKPGVRYRELGNIIQKHANGFSVVRSYCGHGIHRLFHTAPNVPHYAKNKAVCVVKPGHVFTIEPMICEGGWQDETWPDGWTAVTRDGKRSAQFEHTLLVTETGCEILTRRLEHNGRPHFMF